From the Plasmodium malariae genome assembly, chromosome: 2 genome, one window contains:
- the PmUG01_02021200 gene encoding conserved Plasmodium protein, unknown function, which yields MNNSWGACNYSGSAYNSPGRSSMLSTSSHNYSNNYNNSNGQNETIKLILESCIQEWFPFLRDEDDDEDKKMKKENNSRKTKENSLNNEIIKLKKYYKGVKSSKFPLKKLYKTDRNLSNLNDENDGENIFYNSSNIYMNILNESDVMRSGDEAILNKMKNTKIEMGEQIDLQEVYEQNFCKRENVDQESDVNERGASAKGASEIDANENTSFYDCLVEEDDAIGCKDNTNSYIKMNYKEKAEKGGIKKMAFGKTTNEMEEEKKNLDFEKCKKEMNEVRDNIEREEIELNEKKNYELKQQMMMFQRKEDGTNEKRGLDIGDIDLCQDDGDYNYMSSLNSSKIRKYKEREINTGNVYTSPIGSEKCTQNKYTLRGKSESTYGLKEDMNQFKFKENSRNVKISSSFNCTNSVNILNSLNNLNVSSYADKPKCDSQMNKEKNQHNDCNIRSIQSIIQDIKNEEAKEKNITMDSYGNIYLNICMKILKKDIDYFIEPRQLKNEELLMEKKKIKEILKLYDKLFYNHFKFIPNKFYKETLRPIYSYYQNLKCSIVGDVVVSNNSFDVRPRKACSLNKDYKTQRSASCISQIDMNLSERKLCGSTEYTNLGSFSNLINDMSIKKILLDVDENKDISHLEKKYKFIYTDLVKLKSLLVKKRYYKNILFDYQKNFVQMNNRFVKTYRDIYPVEKEYKIYTEIKKDTVEMINGINANYKKYYLNN from the exons ATGAATAATTCATGGGGGGCATGCAACTACTCTGGCAGTGCATATAACAGCCCTGGGAGATCGTCCATGTTAAGTACAAGTTCTCATAATTacagtaataattataataactcGAATGGACAAAATGAAacgataaaattaatattagaaAGTTGCATACAGGAATGGTTCCCTTTTTTAAGAGATGAAGATGATGACGAAGATAAGAAGAtgaagaaagaaaataattcaCGTAAAACTAAGGAAAATagtttaaataatgaaataataaagctGAAAAAATACTATAAGGGAGTAAAATCATCGAAatttcctttaaaaaaattatacaaaacaGATAGAAATCTGTCCAATCttaatgatgaaaatgatggtgaaaatattttttacaatagcagtaatatatatatgaatattttaaatgaaagtGATGTTATGAGAAGTGGAGATGAAGCcattttaaacaaaatgaaaaatactaaaatagAAATGGGGGAGCAGATAGATTTACAAGAAGTATATGAACAGAATTTTTGTAAAAGGGAGAACGTTGATCAGGAGAGCGATGTGAATGAAAGGGGTGCAAGTGCAAAAGGTGCAAGCGAAATCGATGCAAACGAAAACACGTCCTTTTACGATTGCCTAGTGGAAGAGGATGACGCAATTGGGTGTAAAGATAACACAAATtcctatataaaaatgaattacaAAGAAAAGGCTGAAAAAGGagggataaaaaaaatggcaTTTGGAAAGACTACCAATGAAATGgaggaagagaaaaaaaacttGGACTtcgaaaaatgtaaaaaggaaatgaaCGAAGTAAGAGACAATATCGAAAGAGAAGAAATAGAACTGAATGAGAAAAAGAATTATGAGTTGAAACAACAAATGATGATGTTTCAAAGAAAGGAAGATGGCACAAATGAGAAACGCGGACTCGATATAGGAGATATAGATCTTTGCCAGGATGATGGAGATTATAACTATATGAGCTCACTGAATAGTTCGAAAAtcagaaaatataaagaaagaGAAATCAATACTGGTAATGTGTACACAAGTCCAATTGGCTCTGAAAAATGCACACAGAATAAATATACTCTTAGAGGAAAAAGTGAGTCTACATATGGATTAAAGGAGGATATGAACCAGTTCAAATTTAAGGAAAATTCGAGAAACGTAAAAATTTCGAGCAGCTTTAATTGTACAAATAGTGTGAACATTCTGAATAGTTTGAACAACTTGAATGTTTCAAGCTATGCGGACAAACCTAAGTGTGACAGTCAAATGAACAAGGAAAAGAATCAGCATAACGATTGCAACATTAGGAGCATACAGTCCATTATTCAAGATATAAAAAACGAAgaagcaaaagaaaaaaatattactatgGATTCGTatggaaatatttatttaaatatttgtatgaaaattttaaaaaaagatattgaTTATTTCATAGAACCAAGACAactaaaaaatgaagaactgttaatggaaaaaaaaaaaataaaagaaattttaaaactttatgataagttattttataatcattttaagtttattccaaataaattttacaaaGAAACATTAAGAcctatatattcttattatcaAAACTTGAAATGCTCAATTGTAGGGGATGTTGTTGTTTCGAATAACTCTTTTGATGTAAGGCCGAGAAAAGCTTGTTCGTTAAACAAGGATTACAAAACGCAGAGAAGTg CTAGCTGTATATCGCAGATTGACATGAACTTGAGTGAGAGAAAATTGTGCGGTTCAACGGAGTACACAAATTTGGGGAGTTTctcaaatttaataaatgatatgagcattaaaaaaatactactAGACGTAGATGAAAACAAAGATATCAGTCACttagaaaaaaagtacaaatttatatatactgaTTTGGTAAAGCTAAAAAGTTTGTTAGTGAAAAAACGTTACTACAAAAACATCTTATTTGACtatcaaaaaaatttcgTTCAGATGAATAACAGATTCGTTAAAACGTATAGGGACATATACCCCGTTGAGaaggaatataaaatatatacggAAATAAAGAAAGACACTGTAGAAATGATTAACGGCATTAAtgcaaattataaaaagtattatttgaataattgA